A DNA window from Luteolibacter luteus contains the following coding sequences:
- a CDS encoding DUF1844 domain-containing protein, with protein MPSADPRFNEFVILQAQNAGLFLGQIPHPATGEKTLNLRAAKSVIDSLEMLAAKTHGNLTETEEKLLGTALANLLPLYEKAAG; from the coding sequence ATGCCTTCCGCCGATCCGCGTTTCAATGAGTTCGTCATCCTGCAGGCGCAGAATGCCGGGCTTTTCCTCGGCCAGATTCCCCATCCCGCCACCGGGGAAAAGACCCTCAATCTCCGGGCCGCAAAATCGGTCATCGACTCGCTGGAGATGTTGGCGGCCAAAACTCATGGGAATTTGACCGAGACGGAGGAAAAACTGCTTGGGACGGCCCTTGCCAACCTGCTTCCGCTATACGAAAAAGCGGCAGGCTAA
- a CDS encoding VOC family protein has product MKRRYDHIDLRVRSLAEARPFYEALLPVLGFRREDSSEKWLEFEFEGEGVTDYFAVTESATHQPGESRIAFWAESAAEVDRVGDLLRRIGARNIEGPGYEAEHYYAVFFEDPCGNRFELCHRSRN; this is encoded by the coding sequence ATGAAGCGCCGCTACGATCATATCGATTTGCGGGTCCGCAGCCTTGCCGAGGCGCGGCCTTTTTATGAAGCGCTGCTTCCCGTCCTCGGGTTCCGCCGTGAAGATAGCAGCGAGAAGTGGCTCGAGTTCGAGTTCGAGGGAGAAGGAGTGACCGACTATTTCGCGGTGACGGAATCTGCCACTCATCAACCCGGGGAAAGCCGCATCGCTTTTTGGGCAGAATCAGCGGCGGAGGTGGATCGTGTGGGCGACTTGTTGAGGCGGATCGGGGCGCGGAATATCGAGGGGCCGGGCTACGAGGCGGAGCACTATTACGCGGTCTTCTTTGAGGACCCCTGTGGCAACCGGTTCGAGCTTTGCCACCGCTCGAGAAACTAA
- a CDS encoding YSC84-related protein has translation MKTQLTLIARLSILAAAGALLSNCAHEPVTQTNAANASASQISSDSRTALNRLYASNPSAKRLGQKASGILVFPHIMKGGFVIGAEGGNGALFGKGGGSVKGYYQTAGASWGLQAGVQKYGYALFLMSPSDVANLDRAAGWEVGSSPSLVVVDKGAATNLTTTTVNKGVYAYVFDQKGLMGGLGLKGTKITRIHPGR, from the coding sequence ATGAAAACACAACTGACCTTGATAGCGCGTCTATCCATCCTCGCAGCGGCAGGTGCTCTCCTGAGCAATTGCGCGCACGAACCCGTGACCCAAACAAATGCGGCCAATGCCAGTGCGAGCCAGATCAGCTCGGATTCGCGTACCGCGCTGAACCGTCTCTATGCCTCGAACCCCTCCGCAAAGCGGCTGGGCCAGAAGGCCTCCGGGATTCTTGTCTTTCCCCACATCATGAAGGGCGGCTTCGTGATCGGGGCTGAGGGAGGAAACGGTGCCCTTTTTGGAAAAGGCGGCGGCTCCGTGAAGGGCTACTACCAGACGGCCGGTGCCTCGTGGGGCCTGCAGGCTGGCGTGCAGAAGTACGGCTATGCGCTGTTCCTGATGAGCCCAAGCGATGTCGCGAATCTGGACCGGGCCGCCGGTTGGGAAGTGGGTAGCAGCCCGAGCCTCGTCGTCGTGGACAAAGGTGCTGCAACCAATCTGACCACCACCACCGTCAACAAAGGCGTGTATGCCTATGTCTTCGACCAAAAAGGCCTGATGGGCGGCCTCGGCCTGAAAGGCACGAAGATCACCCGCATTCATCCCGGACGTTGA
- the lptB gene encoding LPS export ABC transporter ATP-binding protein gives MSSPSSSNGHAILSAKGLRKCYGGRAVVDGVSLGVSPGEIVGLLGPNGAGKTTSFYMIAGLVPPDAGSVQFNGNDISRMPMHRRARLGLGYLPQEESVFRKLTAFENLLAVLETRPGLGKKERIARAENLLERFKITKVRNSEAIALSGGEKRRLAIARALCTDPRLLMLDEPFAGIDPIAVEDIKAIVRELRERDGLAILITDHSVRETLSIVDRAFLIHDGRVILEGASEVLVNDPTARKHYLGEDFKM, from the coding sequence ATGTCGTCTCCTTCCTCCTCAAACGGACACGCTATCCTCTCCGCCAAAGGTCTCCGCAAATGCTACGGCGGTCGCGCCGTGGTGGACGGCGTCAGCCTTGGGGTTTCACCGGGTGAAATCGTCGGCCTGCTAGGCCCGAACGGTGCCGGCAAGACGACCTCCTTCTACATGATCGCCGGGCTCGTGCCGCCGGATGCCGGTAGCGTGCAGTTCAACGGGAATGATATTTCGCGGATGCCCATGCATCGCCGCGCTCGCCTGGGGCTCGGCTACCTGCCTCAGGAAGAGTCGGTCTTCCGGAAGCTGACCGCTTTCGAGAACCTGCTGGCCGTGCTTGAGACGCGCCCCGGGCTCGGAAAGAAAGAGCGCATTGCCCGCGCGGAGAATCTGCTGGAACGCTTTAAGATCACCAAGGTCCGGAACTCGGAGGCGATCGCGCTTTCCGGGGGTGAGAAGCGCCGCCTCGCGATCGCCCGCGCCTTGTGCACGGATCCGCGTCTGCTGATGCTGGACGAGCCCTTCGCGGGCATCGATCCGATCGCAGTGGAAGACATCAAGGCGATCGTCCGGGAACTCCGCGAGCGCGATGGCCTGGCGATTCTGATCACCGACCACTCGGTTCGGGAAACCCTCTCGATCGTGGACCGCGCGTTCTTGATCCACGATGGCCGCGTGATCTTGGAAGGAGCGTCCGAGGTACTGGTCAATGATCCTACCGCGCGGAAGCATTACCTCGGCGAGGACTTCAAGATGTAA
- a CDS encoding M16 family metallopeptidase — protein sequence MDYPATAATLDSLPNGLTLILDPDPAAPVVSSQLWVETGSLHEGSLLGSGISHFLEHMVFKGGGRFGADELATTVQGAGGHWNAYTTFDRTVYYIDGPASGLETFLEVQAAMIFAPLIPEEEFEKEKDVIRREIDMGLDDPDDVASRLMFSTAFTADPRRHPVIGHRGLFDAITYADLTGYHRRRYTPDRCCLCISGDFDAAEVREKIEALFGGFVRGSGAEPVVPEDGVQLGPRRGRATFAVPASRVTLAWKIPPLGHPDVPAYELAAAVLGRGRSARLYRRLREERELALEISAWSWSQAGRDGIFAVSAEAEPEKRDELIAAILAELEELPSSAIDDELAKARRQIAASQFKTLTSASGRASDLASNWHEARDLDFTRRYLAALNATTAADVRRAVGKLTEDQLTISILDPEEAPAPAALKPASRHRPEPECITLPNGATLALLPDPRVPILTAQVAVRAGLVSETEATSGLNTLLASTLPQGTIRHSAAELAGRLESLGATLGAATGNNALLVQLSGLSPDVPVLLPLLAEVLAEPAFHGDSIEREKASQLASLRESLEDPLSTAFRLARHHLFKGQGYGLPALGTEESLANLNRLALSAHHSRHFQGRNLVIALAGDFDISEAKDLLAEGIGRLPEGSPWLPPAATTASDFEIEAYLPKKQAVLALAYPGCSALAPERFALRMIQEWCSDMAGPLFTRIREDLGLAYQVGATQFHGHDTGLFGFYMATDPSQVELAQAELSSEIAKIANNGIPEEAFERVRATVLSSLALGMQAPASIARLAAIDVLFGLPVTHHREAAGIFQKLSPGDVKSAAGALLEKAPVTVRVLPRE from the coding sequence ATGGATTACCCCGCCACCGCCGCCACGCTCGATTCGCTCCCCAACGGTCTCACGTTGATTCTCGATCCCGATCCGGCGGCTCCGGTGGTCAGCTCCCAACTCTGGGTGGAGACCGGCAGCCTACATGAAGGGTCTCTTCTAGGCTCCGGCATTTCTCATTTCTTGGAGCACATGGTCTTCAAGGGCGGCGGAAGATTCGGCGCCGACGAATTGGCGACAACGGTCCAAGGGGCGGGCGGTCATTGGAATGCCTACACCACTTTCGACCGCACGGTTTATTACATCGATGGTCCTGCGAGCGGGCTGGAAACCTTTCTCGAAGTGCAGGCGGCCATGATCTTCGCCCCGCTGATCCCCGAGGAAGAATTCGAGAAGGAAAAGGATGTGATCCGCCGGGAAATCGACATGGGGCTGGACGATCCGGACGACGTGGCCAGCCGCCTGATGTTCTCCACCGCCTTCACCGCGGATCCGCGCCGGCATCCCGTGATCGGACACCGCGGTCTCTTCGATGCGATCACTTATGCCGATCTCACCGGTTACCACCGCCGCCGCTACACGCCGGACCGCTGCTGCCTGTGCATTTCCGGTGACTTCGATGCCGCAGAGGTGCGGGAAAAGATCGAAGCTCTTTTCGGCGGCTTTGTGCGTGGCAGTGGTGCCGAGCCGGTGGTGCCGGAGGATGGGGTCCAGCTTGGGCCGCGCCGTGGGCGTGCGACCTTTGCGGTGCCAGCCAGCCGGGTCACCCTGGCGTGGAAGATCCCGCCGCTGGGCCATCCGGATGTGCCCGCCTACGAACTTGCCGCTGCCGTGCTTGGCCGCGGCCGCTCGGCACGCCTTTACCGCAGGCTGCGGGAGGAGCGGGAGCTCGCCTTGGAGATCTCCGCATGGTCGTGGAGCCAGGCGGGACGTGATGGAATCTTCGCCGTGTCCGCGGAAGCGGAGCCGGAGAAGCGCGATGAACTGATTGCAGCGATCCTCGCGGAACTCGAGGAGCTGCCTTCCAGCGCCATCGATGACGAGTTGGCCAAGGCCCGCCGCCAGATCGCGGCGAGCCAGTTCAAGACGCTCACCAGTGCTTCCGGCCGCGCCTCTGACTTGGCCTCGAATTGGCACGAAGCCCGTGACCTCGATTTCACCCGCCGTTATCTGGCAGCGCTGAATGCGACCACTGCAGCGGATGTCCGCCGCGCGGTCGGGAAACTTACCGAGGATCAACTGACGATTTCCATTCTCGATCCCGAGGAGGCGCCTGCTCCGGCGGCGCTGAAGCCCGCCAGCCGCCATCGCCCGGAGCCGGAATGCATCACCCTGCCGAATGGCGCGACTCTGGCGCTGCTGCCGGATCCGCGGGTGCCGATCCTCACGGCGCAGGTCGCGGTGCGGGCGGGTCTGGTCTCGGAAACGGAAGCGACCTCGGGCCTCAACACGCTTCTTGCCTCGACCTTGCCGCAAGGGACGATCCGCCACAGCGCGGCCGAGCTGGCCGGACGTCTGGAATCGCTCGGGGCGACCTTGGGCGCGGCCACGGGCAACAATGCGCTGCTGGTCCAGCTTTCGGGCCTTTCCCCGGATGTACCGGTGCTTCTTCCTCTGCTGGCAGAGGTGCTCGCCGAGCCTGCCTTCCATGGCGATTCGATCGAGCGGGAAAAGGCCAGCCAGCTCGCCTCCTTGCGCGAGTCGCTCGAGGATCCGCTTTCCACGGCCTTCCGCTTGGCGCGCCATCACCTCTTCAAAGGCCAAGGCTATGGCCTCCCCGCTCTGGGAACCGAGGAGTCGCTGGCGAATCTCAACCGTCTCGCGCTCTCCGCGCATCACTCGCGCCACTTCCAAGGCAGGAATCTGGTGATCGCGCTGGCCGGGGATTTTGATATCTCTGAAGCGAAGGACCTGCTTGCCGAGGGCATCGGACGTCTGCCCGAAGGTTCGCCATGGCTGCCACCGGCGGCGACTACCGCCTCCGACTTCGAAATCGAAGCCTACCTTCCGAAGAAGCAGGCTGTGCTCGCCCTGGCCTATCCGGGCTGCTCAGCGCTGGCTCCGGAGCGCTTTGCGCTGCGGATGATTCAGGAGTGGTGCAGTGATATGGCCGGGCCGCTTTTCACCCGTATCCGGGAAGACCTCGGTTTGGCCTATCAGGTCGGCGCGACCCAGTTCCATGGCCATGACACGGGTCTCTTCGGCTTCTACATGGCTACCGATCCGTCACAGGTGGAGCTGGCGCAGGCCGAGCTTTCCTCGGAAATCGCCAAGATTGCCAACAACGGGATTCCGGAGGAGGCCTTCGAGCGGGTCCGCGCTACGGTGCTTTCCAGCTTGGCCCTCGGCATGCAGGCACCGGCTTCGATTGCGCGTCTGGCGGCCATCGACGTGTTGTTCGGCCTGCCGGTAACGCATCACCGCGAGGCTGCCGGGATCTTCCAAAAGCTAAGCCCCGGCGACGTGAAATCCGCGGCCGGGGCTCTGCTGGAAAAGGCACCGGTGACGGTGCGGGTCCTCCCGCGGGAATAG
- a CDS encoding YybH family protein: MKTSSVAGRVLPLCLLLSAAPLSSLCAQEATAPAVPEETMDADVESLGKAATRFVAAFNQKDAAAIAALFVETGEIVTRDGDTIHGREDIEARYKEIFAEDEVPQIALEASSVRMVAPGVAIEDGVIHFTTKEDEPVKSISYSATQVKQADGSWLIASTRDQLEVTPPSEYIKPLAWMEGEWTYEGDDGVTMALVMDLDESGNYLLGEAVTTDTDGDSQNTSIRIGWNPATSSVYWWTFDSAGGNASGPWTRTANGWSIRTTGVTADAETNSASQKLSRDGDDTIVWNSTDRTMGGDAQPDISIRFVRRAPDADPDPVAAAPDDNGDAEEAAPENEAPEGE; this comes from the coding sequence ATGAAAACGAGTTCCGTCGCCGGGCGCGTGCTGCCCCTTTGCCTGCTGTTGTCCGCAGCGCCTCTCTCCTCCCTCTGCGCTCAGGAAGCCACCGCTCCGGCGGTCCCGGAGGAAACCATGGACGCGGATGTCGAGTCGCTCGGCAAGGCCGCCACCCGTTTCGTCGCCGCCTTCAACCAGAAGGACGCCGCCGCAATCGCCGCCCTCTTCGTGGAAACCGGGGAGATCGTCACCCGCGATGGCGACACCATCCACGGGCGCGAGGACATCGAGGCACGCTACAAGGAAATCTTCGCCGAGGACGAAGTTCCGCAAATCGCGCTCGAAGCATCTTCCGTGCGAATGGTCGCGCCGGGCGTGGCGATCGAGGATGGCGTGATCCATTTCACCACCAAGGAAGATGAGCCGGTGAAATCGATCAGCTATTCCGCTACCCAAGTGAAACAAGCGGACGGCTCCTGGCTGATCGCCAGCACCCGCGACCAACTCGAAGTCACGCCGCCCTCGGAATACATCAAGCCGCTGGCATGGATGGAGGGAGAATGGACCTACGAAGGCGACGATGGGGTGACCATGGCCTTGGTTATGGATCTGGATGAGAGCGGCAACTACTTGCTCGGCGAGGCGGTGACCACCGACACCGATGGCGATAGCCAGAATACCAGCATCCGCATCGGCTGGAATCCCGCCACCTCATCCGTCTATTGGTGGACCTTCGACAGCGCCGGAGGCAATGCCTCGGGCCCTTGGACCCGCACGGCAAACGGCTGGTCGATCCGCACCACCGGTGTGACGGCGGATGCGGAAACGAACTCCGCCAGCCAGAAACTCAGCCGGGATGGAGACGATACCATCGTGTGGAATTCCACGGACCGGACGATGGGTGGCGATGCCCAGCCGGACATCTCGATCCGCTTCGTGCGGCGTGCGCCGGATGCGGACCCGGATCCGGTGGCGGCAGCCCCTGACGACAATGGGGACGCTGAGGAGGCTGCCCCTGAAAACGAAGCCCCCGAAGGCGAATGA
- the kdsA gene encoding 3-deoxy-8-phosphooctulonate synthase, translating into MSFEPFQIGSVPVGGPVPFFILGPCALESEAFAWEMARSIDEIAKRTGIHYLFKASYDKANRTSVKSFRGPGVEEGCRILGEIGKELGVPVTTDIHSPQDAEIAAEHIDLLQIPAFLCRQTDLLEAAAKTGRAVNVKKGQFLAPWDTVNIAEKLRAFECRNFVLTERGTTFGYNNLVADMRSLYWMRKEGLPVVFDATHSVQRPGGLGGTTGGDGELAPVLARAAIATGVDGIFLETHSDPENAFSDGPNQIPLEFLEDLLVRLVAIHHAAHGA; encoded by the coding sequence ATGTCGTTCGAACCGTTCCAAATCGGCAGCGTCCCTGTGGGCGGCCCTGTCCCTTTCTTCATCCTCGGCCCCTGCGCCCTCGAATCGGAAGCCTTCGCTTGGGAGATGGCCCGCTCGATCGATGAGATCGCGAAGCGCACCGGCATCCACTATCTTTTCAAAGCCTCCTACGACAAAGCCAACCGCACCTCCGTGAAGTCCTTCCGCGGCCCCGGGGTGGAGGAGGGCTGCCGGATCCTCGGTGAGATCGGCAAGGAGTTGGGCGTGCCCGTCACGACAGATATCCACAGCCCGCAAGACGCGGAGATCGCGGCCGAGCATATCGATCTGCTGCAGATCCCTGCCTTCCTCTGCCGCCAGACCGACCTGCTGGAAGCCGCGGCGAAGACCGGCCGGGCCGTGAATGTAAAAAAGGGCCAGTTCCTCGCTCCATGGGACACGGTGAACATCGCCGAAAAGCTGCGTGCCTTCGAATGCCGCAACTTCGTCCTGACCGAGCGCGGCACCACTTTCGGCTACAACAACCTCGTCGCCGACATGCGCTCCCTTTACTGGATGCGGAAGGAAGGCCTGCCGGTGGTTTTCGATGCCACCCACTCCGTGCAGCGTCCCGGCGGACTTGGCGGCACCACCGGTGGTGATGGCGAGTTGGCTCCGGTGTTGGCCCGGGCCGCGATCGCCACGGGTGTCGATGGGATCTTCCTGGAAACCCATTCCGACCCGGAGAACGCGTTTTCCGATGGACCGAATCAAATTCCTCTCGAATTTCTGGAAGATTTGCTCGTCCGACTGGTGGCCATTCATCACGCCGCTCACGGCGCCTGA
- a CDS encoding DUF6288 domain-containing protein, translating to MRLLFPSLLLSIGLPLGAAPVEMEAFGDQGSWVLPGGRRGLVLEKGKTASASVTVPQLTDKEKDAPGKWQGVLSVDAYGTTTGAKGAVILEALDPRSGQVFAKGEAVVSGLAPKDSWAVIASSWQAGAEAERAFDGNPATDWHTQHGSAQPTPPHWIGLEFSAPQALEGIRYLPRQGGYANGVAKDYRLEIRRPGKDWEIAAKGETAKEVPDQRMPLVLKLAAPTEIEAFRFVIESDWSGGGFGTAGEVTPVGIQLPKKSEAALARQRVWLQLPPEMMAQLVDKTFGLRARAGQGAPAIVGLPHFSRVNERPTEQLFGRSNGGSGPDLLGAGLLGFDALTEHKQSVLTVMEVRKGSPAAKAKLKEGDVILSAGNLPLPVNDLDPGWGWLKISHEATLGRQTEAALKAGKRMLPLTVMREGVPTVLNVELPRAKTFTTMNPANDPEAALLLKDMIAFLENTQREDGSWSGDIIRTTFSSLALLATGEKKYRSRVKKAVDWSLAKYPKPDDYGNLGFWAGAYAGILYSEWYLQTNDREVLRHLDALRDWAIAGKHNSIWNVPALGHGPSGLPYENKALVAPACHLLLYEALAERCGMKSGIWEMMMPYMEMAWSNPKEGGHGALGYNRSYKDTEEFWSRSGLFAMTAHLRGDRLDMRDAMIGFMEKHHPWLRNSHAYGEPGGSWGLLALNLTKPEAFKSVMSEYTWWFSLAWEPGYGLHFTQPHMGAPYMGEEDLINATYALVLQAPKRNLHITGAHFSGR from the coding sequence ATGCGTTTGTTGTTCCCCTCACTCCTCTTGAGCATCGGACTTCCCCTAGGGGCGGCACCGGTGGAAATGGAAGCTTTCGGGGACCAAGGGTCTTGGGTCCTTCCGGGAGGTAGGCGCGGCCTTGTGCTGGAAAAGGGGAAGACCGCCTCGGCTTCCGTCACCGTTCCCCAACTGACTGACAAGGAGAAGGATGCCCCGGGGAAATGGCAGGGGGTCCTCTCCGTGGATGCCTACGGCACGACGACCGGAGCCAAGGGCGCGGTGATCCTTGAAGCACTGGATCCCCGCAGCGGCCAGGTCTTCGCGAAAGGCGAGGCAGTGGTATCCGGTCTGGCTCCGAAGGATTCCTGGGCAGTGATCGCCTCGTCCTGGCAAGCGGGTGCCGAAGCCGAACGAGCCTTCGACGGTAATCCTGCGACCGACTGGCATACCCAACACGGCAGTGCCCAGCCTACCCCGCCACACTGGATCGGCTTGGAATTTTCAGCACCCCAAGCTTTGGAGGGGATTCGCTACCTCCCGCGCCAAGGTGGCTATGCGAATGGCGTCGCCAAGGACTACCGCCTCGAGATCCGTCGCCCGGGTAAAGACTGGGAAATCGCCGCGAAGGGAGAAACGGCGAAGGAAGTGCCGGACCAGCGGATGCCGCTGGTCCTGAAGCTCGCCGCGCCAACCGAGATCGAGGCCTTCCGGTTCGTCATCGAGAGTGATTGGAGCGGCGGCGGTTTCGGCACTGCCGGTGAAGTCACGCCGGTAGGGATCCAATTACCAAAGAAGAGCGAGGCTGCTCTGGCTCGCCAGCGTGTCTGGCTGCAGTTGCCTCCGGAAATGATGGCGCAGCTGGTGGACAAGACCTTCGGCCTCCGGGCGCGTGCCGGCCAAGGAGCTCCCGCGATCGTGGGGCTGCCCCATTTTAGCCGGGTGAATGAACGCCCGACCGAGCAACTCTTCGGTCGCTCGAACGGAGGCAGCGGGCCGGATCTCTTGGGCGCGGGACTGCTGGGCTTCGATGCCTTGACCGAGCACAAGCAGTCGGTGCTCACCGTGATGGAAGTCCGCAAGGGCAGCCCGGCGGCAAAGGCGAAGCTCAAGGAAGGCGATGTGATTCTTTCCGCAGGGAATCTGCCTCTGCCGGTCAATGATCTGGATCCCGGTTGGGGCTGGCTGAAGATCAGCCACGAGGCAACGCTGGGCCGCCAGACCGAGGCGGCGCTAAAGGCAGGCAAGCGCATGCTGCCGCTCACCGTCATGCGTGAAGGGGTCCCGACCGTCCTCAATGTCGAGCTTCCGCGTGCGAAGACCTTCACGACGATGAATCCGGCGAACGATCCGGAGGCAGCGCTGCTGCTGAAGGACATGATCGCCTTTCTCGAAAACACCCAGCGCGAGGATGGTTCATGGTCCGGCGATATCATCCGCACCACCTTCTCCTCGCTCGCCCTGCTGGCCACGGGAGAGAAGAAATACCGCAGCCGGGTGAAGAAGGCGGTCGATTGGTCCCTGGCCAAATATCCGAAGCCGGACGACTACGGGAACCTCGGCTTCTGGGCCGGAGCCTACGCGGGCATCCTCTACAGCGAATGGTATTTGCAGACGAACGACCGAGAGGTGCTGCGCCACCTGGATGCGCTGCGCGATTGGGCGATCGCCGGAAAGCATAACTCGATCTGGAATGTGCCCGCTCTCGGCCACGGCCCGAGTGGCCTGCCGTATGAGAACAAGGCGCTCGTCGCACCCGCCTGCCACCTCCTGCTCTACGAAGCGCTGGCCGAGCGTTGCGGGATGAAGTCCGGCATCTGGGAGATGATGATGCCCTACATGGAAATGGCATGGTCGAATCCAAAGGAAGGCGGTCACGGAGCACTGGGCTACAACCGCTCCTACAAGGATACCGAGGAGTTCTGGTCCCGCAGCGGCCTCTTCGCGATGACCGCGCATCTCCGCGGCGATCGCCTGGACATGCGGGATGCGATGATCGGCTTCATGGAGAAGCATCATCCCTGGCTGCGAAATAGCCACGCCTACGGGGAGCCCGGCGGCTCCTGGGGCTTGCTGGCCCTGAACCTGACCAAGCCCGAAGCCTTCAAGAGCGTGATGTCGGAATACACCTGGTGGTTCTCCCTGGCATGGGAACCGGGCTACGGCTTGCACTTCACCCAGCCGCACATGGGCGCCCCTTACATGGGCGAGGAAGATTTGATCAATGCAACCTATGCCTTGGTGCTCCAGGCACCGAAGCGGAATCTCCACATCACCGGTGCCCACTTCAGCGGCCGCTGA
- a CDS encoding tetratricopeptide repeat protein: protein MKKLAPWVVTILVSSFFLNDVQARGGAEGRGGGGHGQRGGGGGGGRQANRSPMTGSKMSRPAQQPQARPAQRPQQRPATRPGAGGGGRPPGAGGGANVRPGGGGGGRPGAGGGGGANVRPGGGGGGRPGAGGGGANVRPGGGGSGRPAGGGGGNNILPGGGGDNRPGGGGNRPGGGGNVRPGGGGEGRPPGGGGGNNFRPGGGGNNRPGGGDGRPGNNVRPMPLPERPNTKPGHVNYPKPGTRPNWGNNNNNTVIRPGGGNTVIRPGGGNTIINNRPVINRPNININNRPGNRPPNWGNNWGSWGNWNRPGRPGGNVNIGNNVNINVNNNFRKNVNWGYRPNYWGNRPWWNANNYHGWHHGSWNYGWNKRWYGHYGYYRPRPWPGYVVVDHHNDFAEGMAWGLAAWGLGNLIYNIGYQSYHNPYPAPPVQSGSTTIINYSEPLSVSAGKLPPGDEKAEDTAQEKSSAALEASRTAFKQGDYLAALKSADESLVAMPGDTAIHEYRALILFALGKYGDAAGVLNPVLASGPGWDWTTMTGLYASQSVYTDQLRKLEDFSRAKPEDASVRFLLGYHYLVCGHLDQAYAQFDQAAKLQPADTVSAQLRDLCKSSVTPDDGDTSEEAPPVEADKEAPPPVEAGKLVGTWVSDRGDQGKVTLKLGEDGKFIWAFNKGDQNNDLTGTFTIDEKGLLVLNSDDSQMIGEVKLPADNKLNFVLAGGPQGDPGLNFDKSS from the coding sequence ATGAAAAAGCTCGCACCATGGGTCGTCACGATCCTCGTCTCCTCCTTCTTTCTAAACGACGTCCAAGCTCGAGGAGGCGCTGAAGGCCGCGGAGGTGGAGGACATGGACAACGCGGCGGCGGTGGCGGTGGCGGTCGACAGGCCAATCGCAGCCCGATGACCGGTTCGAAAATGAGCCGCCCTGCCCAACAACCCCAGGCAAGGCCCGCCCAGCGTCCTCAACAAAGACCGGCCACACGCCCGGGAGCGGGCGGAGGAGGCAGGCCGCCCGGCGCTGGTGGTGGTGCCAATGTTCGACCCGGTGGAGGTGGTGGCGGTAGGCCGGGAGCTGGAGGAGGAGGCGGTGCCAACGTTCGCCCCGGTGGCGGTGGTGGTGGCCGGCCGGGAGCCGGAGGAGGCGGTGCCAACGTTCGCCCCGGTGGCGGCGGTAGTGGCCGGCCAGCAGGCGGAGGAGGAGGAAACAACATCCTGCCAGGTGGTGGCGGCGACAACAGGCCCGGCGGTGGTGGAAATCGCCCCGGCGGCGGCGGCAATGTCCGCCCCGGCGGTGGAGGTGAAGGACGCCCACCCGGTGGCGGCGGAGGCAATAACTTCAGGCCTGGCGGTGGTGGCAACAATCGCCCGGGTGGTGGCGATGGACGCCCTGGAAACAACGTGCGCCCGATGCCCCTTCCCGAACGGCCGAACACGAAGCCCGGCCATGTGAACTACCCGAAGCCGGGCACCCGGCCGAACTGGGGCAACAATAACAATAACACCGTCATCCGTCCGGGCGGCGGCAATACGGTGATTCGTCCCGGCGGCGGCAATACGATCATCAACAACCGCCCGGTGATCAACCGGCCGAACATCAATATCAACAACCGCCCGGGGAACCGCCCGCCGAATTGGGGCAACAACTGGGGAAGCTGGGGCAACTGGAACCGCCCGGGCCGCCCCGGTGGCAACGTGAACATCGGCAACAACGTCAATATCAACGTTAACAACAACTTCCGGAAGAACGTGAACTGGGGTTACCGGCCCAACTACTGGGGCAACCGGCCTTGGTGGAATGCCAACAACTACCACGGCTGGCATCACGGATCCTGGAACTACGGCTGGAACAAGCGCTGGTATGGCCACTACGGCTACTATCGCCCGCGCCCATGGCCGGGATACGTTGTCGTGGATCATCACAACGACTTTGCCGAAGGCATGGCATGGGGGCTGGCCGCGTGGGGACTGGGGAATCTGATCTACAACATCGGCTACCAGAGCTATCACAATCCATACCCCGCACCGCCGGTGCAGAGCGGATCCACCACCATCATCAATTACAGCGAGCCGCTCAGCGTGAGCGCCGGCAAGTTGCCCCCGGGCGACGAGAAGGCGGAAGACACGGCCCAGGAAAAATCCAGCGCCGCGCTGGAAGCCTCCCGCACCGCCTTCAAGCAGGGCGACTACCTCGCCGCACTCAAGTCGGCCGATGAATCCCTCGTCGCCATGCCCGGCGATACCGCGATTCACGAATATCGGGCACTCATCCTCTTCGCGCTCGGAAAGTACGGCGACGCCGCCGGCGTGCTGAATCCGGTGCTGGCTTCCGGCCCCGGCTGGGACTGGACGACCATGACCGGCCTCTATGCTTCGCAGAGCGTCTATACCGACCAACTCCGCAAGCTCGAGGACTTCTCCCGCGCAAAGCCGGAGGATGCCTCGGTTCGGTTCCTGCTGGGCTACCACTATCTGGTTTGCGGTCATCTCGATCAGGCCTACGCGCAATTCGACCAAGCCGCGAAGCTCCAACCGGCCGATACCGTCTCCGCCCAGTTGCGGGATCTCTGCAAATCCTCGGTAACGCCGGATGATGGCGATACCAGCGAGGAAGCGCCACCGGTGGAAGCGGACAAAGAGGCACCGCCGCCGGTCGAAGCCGGCAAGCTGGTGGGCACTTGGGTCAGCGACCGCGGCGATCAGGGCAAGGTCACCCTGAAGCTCGGCGAAGACGGCAAGTTCATCTGGGCTTTCAACAAGGGAGATCAAAACAATGACCTCACCGGCACCTTCACCATCGATGAGAAGGGACTGCTGGTTCTCAACTCCGATGACTCGCAGATGATCGGAGAGGTCAAGCTGCCTGCGGACAACAAGCTGAATTTCGTTCTGGCCGGGGGACCGCAAGGCGACCCCGGACTGAACTTCGACAAGTCCTCCTGA